The DNA sequence TGAGGCGCGCAACGGGCTGCTGGCCTATTTTATCGTCTCTAGCTCGTTCCAGTATTCGATCGGCGGCACCTCGCGGATCATCTCTTCGACCATGGCCGAGAATCCGGCATTGAAATAACCGGAGGTCAGACCCCACAGCGCGCGGGCCCGTTCGGTGCCGAGCACGAAATAGATCACGCCGCGATAGGTTTCCCACGACTCCTTGTCCATGGCGCCAGACTTGTATTGCAGCCACTCATATTCGCGGGCGCGCATCTGGCCGATCATCCAGAAGATCACTTTTGTCTTCTCTTCGAAACTCGGCGTTTCGACCTGCGACAGGATGCGGCCGAGTTCCGGGAACTCGACGAATTTGTAGACGCCGGTCTGGTCGTTCGCGAGCTGTGTCTGCCGCGCGTCAGACCGCAGAAGATCAGTGCCTTGCCGCACTTGCAGGGCGAGGAAGACCAGGGTCGCGGCGACGACGAGTACGCCGGCGATCTGGGCGATATAGGCAATCTGCTCGAGAGTCATTGTGGCTCCAGTTCCGTGATCAGGTCAGTTGCCCGGCTTTCAGGGAATGGCGGGAAAGCGTCGGTCATGCGGCGGAGGATCATTGTGTTGTCTCCAGATCAGACACCAGTGATGCTGCCTGTCGATCAAGATACTCAAGCAGTGACCGGAGCCCCGAAAGATTGTTCAGACGCGCGTTGAGTCGGGATCGGAACGCCGCCGACTCCCGGAGGTTTGCCGCTGAGCGCATCACAAGCGCAAAGTCTTCTGGCGGCTGACAGTCCTTGTAGAATGTCGCGGGGGTTGTGCCTGGCGAGCTGGGATTGAGACTGGCCGCTGACAGACAGTTGGCCATAAGCATACCGACGCGGCCTTCGATTAATTGGTGCACCAGATCGCCATAGTCGGACCTGAATGTCAGCGATATTTCAATTTCGTTCGCGGAGTCTTCATAATAGTCGCGCAGCCGGCGTTGCATCGATCCGCCGGCGATGAGGTCCAGATCGCCAGCATTCTGAAGCTCTTTGTATATCTGCGCCGACGGCGCGAACGGCCATTCGCCGCCGGCAATCCAGCTGTCGCGGACAAAGCGCCACGTCTCATCGACCGTTTCGGGTGGATCGGACTGCAGAGCGTCATCAACGCGCAGAGCGGCTTCCAGGACTTCCTCGTACCACTGCCGACGAATGGCAAAGGCATCACGATCAGCACGCAAATCGGCAATTAGCCTCTCACGCGAGGTCTCCGCCTGAATCCTGTCCTGTCGCGCCTCGTTCCAGTTGTTGACCTGCAGACCGATGAAAACGCCGAACACCACGATCAGCGTCTCTATCAGGACGGTGAACCAGTCCTGCTTGCGGATGGAGGTTGCGAGGCGCTGGAGGATCATCGGGAATCCTCTGGCGTGTATGGAATGAGCCGCATATTGATTGTCCCCCCAAGCTCTATGGCTTGGGGTTACCCTAAGCGGTTTTGAGGGGCTGACAACAAAATGTCAGCGGGGCTGTCACTTCCCGACGTAGATCAGCGTGCGGCGGGGCACGTCTTTCAGGAAGGTCGCGAGGTCTTTTTTCGAGAAGACGATACAGCCGTTCGAACGGCCGAGTTTGCCCCACTTCTTGAGGAAGGCCGGTTCGGCATAGTCAGCGGCGTGGATGACGATGGCCCGGGCGCGGGCGTTCGCATTGGTCGGGTCCAGTCCGTCGAGGCGGAGCGACTTGCCATGCTTGCCGACATATTGCTCGGCGAGGAGGTAGGCGCCTTCCGGGCTGGCGGAGGAGCCGGGGACATCGGAGAATGTGTCGAGAAAGCCGTCATGATCAGGATCGGAGCCTGCGCCATGCGCAGCGCGGAAGGTGTCTTCCACCAGGCCGGTTTCCAGATTGACGATATAGGCGCGCGGCTCGCTGGAGCGGCGGGCATAGTCCACAATCACAAGGTGAGACGGATCAGCCGCGTCGCTGTGGGCTTTCAGGGACGCCAGGGCCTCGCCCAGCAGGTCCGGCCGGATCAGGCCCTGCGGATCGACGGGAATCGCGGCGGCAGGCAGGGCGGTAAGGCAAAGCGCGGCGAGGGCAGGCAGGAGATGCTTCAAGGCGCTTTTCCTCTTGTCGCTGGTGCAACAAGTGACGCGGGCTTTGCCGCAAGGGAAGTTGCCTTGCTTTGGTGCAGCATGCGGCCAGCTTCCCGCCACAGCATAAAGGTGACAAGCCCCGCCAGGCATACACTGGCGATGCAGATGAGGGTGATGGCGGTGATCAGGGTTTTGATCTGCAGCATGGCGCATGTCTTTCCTTCAGACGGGCACACGCGGACGTCGCGGAAGGCCTTGGCGCAGCGTGGCCCGTGAGTATGGTATCCTTTGAAAAATTGCGGAAATGAGGGCAGGAAAATGGCCGACGCGCCGACAGCAAAAGATCTGTTCACCGGCACCAAAGAGGTCGCCGAGTCACACCGGTTCGATGAGGCCGCGCTGGCCGCCTGGATGGAGGAAAATGTCGAGGGCTATGAAGGCCCTCTGGAAGTGCGCCAGTTCAAGGGCGGTCAGTCCAATCCGACCTACCAGCTGGTGACCCCGAACAAGAAATATGTGATGCGCCGCAAGCCGCCGGGCAAACTGTTGCCCAGCGCGCATGCGGTCGACCGGGAATACCGTGTGATCTCGGCGCTCTATCCGCTCGGCTTTCCGGTCGCCCGGCCCTACGGCCTGTGCACCGATGAGAGCGTGGTCGGCACGATGTTCTATGTCATGGACATGGTGGAAGGCCGCATCCTGTGGGACGGCACCCTGCCAGATTATGAGCCTGCCGAACGGCGTGCCATCTATGAGGCCAAGGTGAAGACCTTTGCCGACCTGCACAATGTCGACTGGCGCGCCGCCGGCCTCGAAGGCTTCGGCAAGGAGGGCGACTATGTCGCCCGCCAGATTCACCGCTGGACGAAACAGTACAAAGCCTCAGAGACCCAGCACATTCCGGAGATGGAGCAGCTGATCGAATGGCTGCCGAAGAACATCCCGGCGGGCGACAAGACCACGATCGTGCATGGCGACTACCGGCTCGACAATATGGTGCTGCACCCGACCGAGCCGAAAGTGATTGCCGTGCTCGACTGGGAGCTTTGCACGCTAGGCGATCCGCTGGCGGACTTTTCCTATCATCTGATGAACTGGGTGATGCCGCCCGGCGACAGCACGCGCGGATCCATCATGGCGATTGACGACCTCAAGGCCTGGGGCATCCCGACCATGGAGGAATATGTCGACCTCTACTGCAAGCATACCGGCCGCGATGGCCTGCCGGAGCTCGACTATTACTTCGCCTATAACGGCTTCCGTCTTGCGGGCATCCTGCAGGGCATTATCGGTCGTGTCCGCGACGGCACCGCCAACAGCGCCAATGCTGAAAGCAACGCCGCGCGCGTGGTGCCGCTGGCGAAGTTTGCTGCCGACTATGCGCGCCGTGCCGGGATGCCGGGGTGACGCCTGATCCATCCGGTGACGGGGAAAACCCGGCGCCACAGACACATCGCCTCGGGCGGCGGGACCTGATCCTGCTGACCCTGGCGGGGGCTGTGGTGACGGCGAACGCCTATTACATTCATCCGATCATTGCGCTTGTGGCCAAGGATTTTGGCGTCACGCCGTCCGAGATCGGGCTGGTGCCGGCGCTGAACCAGATTGCGCTGGCGCTGGGCATCCTGCTGTTGCTGCCGCTCGGCGACCGGGTTTCGAACCGCAAGCTGGCGACGATCTTTGCGACCGGGCAGCTGGCCGGGCTGGTCGTGATGGCTTTGGCGACAAAGTTCTGGATATTTGTTGCCGGGTCCACCTTCCTGGGGTTCTCGACCATCACGCCTTACCTCCTGCCGGCCTATGCATCCAAACGGGTGGCGCCGGAACGGTTGGGGCAGGTGACGGCGACCCTGACGACGGGCGTGATCGGCGGCATCCTGCTGGCGCGTGTCGGGGCAGGCTGGGTCGGCGAGCATCTTGGCTGGCGAACGGTCTATTTCATCGCCGCGTCGGTCATGGCGGCGGTCACGCTCATGTTGCCGCGGATCATGGACGAGCGCGAAAGAGTAGAGACGGACGCGCCAAAGCACACCTATGCCGGTCTGGTCCTGTCGGTATTCCCGATCATCCGGAAGCACCCGGAAGTGCTTTTATCGGGCACAATTCAGGGGCTGGGCTTCGGGATATTCCTGTCCGTCTGGCTGGGCCTTGGCCTGTACCTGACCAGCCCGGCCATGGGCTATGGTGCCGATACGGTGGGCTATCTTGCGGCGGTGTCGCTGCTGAACCTGCTGACCACGCCGTTCCTGGGGGCTATTGCCGACCGGGTGGGACCGCGCAAGGCGCGGGTGTTCGTTTCCATGATCCAGTTCTGCGCGGTCTGCCTGCTGGGCCTGCTTGGCCACAGCCTGTGGCTGCTGCTGATCCCGATCATGATGATGAACGTCGTCGGGCCGTTGATCGACATCACCGGGCGGATGACCTTCCTCAGCCTGCCGGCAGACGTGCGCACCCGCCTGATGACGGTCTACATCGTGCTGATGTTCATCGGCGGCGGGCTGGCCAGCTGGGGCGCGACCTTTGCCTATGAACATGCCGGCTGGCACGGCACGACCACACTGACGCTCTGCCTGTCTGCCCTGTTGATGACGCTGTCTTTCCTTGGCTGGTGGTTCGGACCGGAGCGCCGCGGAAGGGTGACGCGCGGCCATGAAAATGGCAAACTTCAAGAAAAGGAAACACTATGACCGAGACGATCAAGGGGCCGCTGCGCGCGCCCGTGCAAATGCTGCAGGAACAATCTTATGACGGGCACAAGAGCCTGCATGATGACAGCGAAGCCGAACGCCTCGGCATCAAGGCGGGCCCCATCGAAGGCCCGACGCATTTTTCGCAATTCGTGCCCTACCTGGCTGACATCTGGGGCAATGACTGGTTCGAGCGCGGCTGCTTCTCCAGCCACTTCCTGAACATGGTGTTCGAGGGCGAGAAGGTACGCGTCGAGGTCGACCGGCCTGCGCCCGGCGAGACCCGCACGATGTGCCGCGCATTCAAGGAAGATGGCACGCCTGTTCTGGAGGCAAGTGCCTCCATCGGCCCGGATCATGGTGAAACGCTGCTGGAAGGCCGGATGAAGAAGCTACGCCCTGCGGCGGGACTGGTCATCCTGGAAGACATGAAAGTTGGCATGACCGGGATTGCGGACGAAACCGTGACCATGGGTATGGACCAGAATATGGGCAGCCTTTATCCCTTCTCGCTGGCGGATAAGCTGAAAGTCATCACCGAGCCGATGGACGTTTACGCCGACGCGTCCGCTGGCCCGTGGGGCAAGCCGATTGTGCCGCTGGAGATGGTCAGTGTGCTGGGCAATTATTCCAGCCGTACGGCAAAGTTCCCGGTGAAGCAGCCGGCGATCGGCCTGTTTGCAGACCTTGAAGTGCGCATGGTGAAAGGGCCGCTGCTGGTGGGAGAGACCTATATCCTGCGCCGCGAAGTGGTCGCCCTGTCGGAAAGCCGCCGCGTGGAGAATTACTGGATCCGGACGAAATTCTACGACCAGACTGGCAATACGCAGGTTGCGGAAATGCTTCTCAATCACGGCGTGCTGAAGGCCAGCTACCCGGCTTACCCCGCTGACAAGCTGC is a window from the uncultured Hyphomonas sp. genome containing:
- a CDS encoding phosphotransferase family protein; its protein translation is MADAPTAKDLFTGTKEVAESHRFDEAALAAWMEENVEGYEGPLEVRQFKGGQSNPTYQLVTPNKKYVMRRKPPGKLLPSAHAVDREYRVISALYPLGFPVARPYGLCTDESVVGTMFYVMDMVEGRILWDGTLPDYEPAERRAIYEAKVKTFADLHNVDWRAAGLEGFGKEGDYVARQIHRWTKQYKASETQHIPEMEQLIEWLPKNIPAGDKTTIVHGDYRLDNMVLHPTEPKVIAVLDWELCTLGDPLADFSYHLMNWVMPPGDSTRGSIMAIDDLKAWGIPTMEEYVDLYCKHTGRDGLPELDYYFAYNGFRLAGILQGIIGRVRDGTANSANAESNAARVVPLAKFAADYARRAGMPG
- a CDS encoding MFS transporter; amino-acid sequence: MTPDPSGDGENPAPQTHRLGRRDLILLTLAGAVVTANAYYIHPIIALVAKDFGVTPSEIGLVPALNQIALALGILLLLPLGDRVSNRKLATIFATGQLAGLVVMALATKFWIFVAGSTFLGFSTITPYLLPAYASKRVAPERLGQVTATLTTGVIGGILLARVGAGWVGEHLGWRTVYFIAASVMAAVTLMLPRIMDERERVETDAPKHTYAGLVLSVFPIIRKHPEVLLSGTIQGLGFGIFLSVWLGLGLYLTSPAMGYGADTVGYLAAVSLLNLLTTPFLGAIADRVGPRKARVFVSMIQFCAVCLLGLLGHSLWLLLIPIMMMNVVGPLIDITGRMTFLSLPADVRTRLMTVYIVLMFIGGGLASWGATFAYEHAGWHGTTTLTLCLSALLMTLSFLGWWFGPERRGRVTRGHENGKLQEKETL
- a CDS encoding murein L,D-transpeptidase catalytic domain-containing protein — translated: MKHLLPALAALCLTALPAAAIPVDPQGLIRPDLLGEALASLKAHSDAADPSHLVIVDYARRSSEPRAYIVNLETGLVEDTFRAAHGAGSDPDHDGFLDTFSDVPGSSASPEGAYLLAEQYVGKHGKSLRLDGLDPTNANARARAIVIHAADYAEPAFLKKWGKLGRSNGCIVFSKKDLATFLKDVPRRTLIYVGK